Genomic DNA from Hordeum vulgare subsp. vulgare chromosome 2H, MorexV3_pseudomolecules_assembly, whole genome shotgun sequence:
TAGGAAACTTGTCGGTAGTGTGAGCATAAGGGACATTCGCTTCCTGTTGCTTAGGCCTGACTTATTTTCTGATTTCAGGTACGAAGCGACCCAACCAAATGATTTATTCCCCTGTGTGTTTTTGTGAAATGTGTCTAATGAAATGTTTGATCCACATAGGCATCTTACCGTCTTGGAGTTCATGAAGGCTCTAGGCTCCACTCTTACTGATTCAGGGGGTGACGTACTGGTGAAGCCGCCGCTCACCTGTGCACCTGATGCTTCTATGGGCAGCGTGATTGACAGCATcggatcgaggataacacaccggaTATACGTGGTGGATGGCGACTTTGAGGTGGTCGGTGTTGTGACACTGCGAGACGTGATCTCCTGCTTCATCCACGAGCCCCCTGGCTTCTGCGACAGCTATCTTGTTTCAGCGATGGAGAAGCTCGAGGACAAAGCGGATGTCGATTCTTCCGTCGAGAACAGCTGAGCTGCTCCCGGGAGTGCATGACGGCCGAAATGACAGACAAGGTTAGTGAGCACTGAGCAAGTCTTGTAGTTGGACTGGTTCGTTCAGGTGGTGGTGTTGACACAGTAAATTCTGTGTGGGGGTGACAAGGCATTTCAGTGATCTGTTAGTGTGTACTTTAGTTTGTCAGCTGCTGTACCGAGTACCCGACTTCGCTGATCCGCACCTGTTTCCTGGTGCAAACACTGCAGTGGCGATTCTGTGATTTGTAAAAACGTTAACGTACCAAAAGTTTGCCTAATCTCAACCATGTGTACCTCTGTATCCTCCTCGATCTATCTATCAATCAAGTAGTCTAATGTATGACAGTAGTTTAAGCTTGCAGGCGTCGCAGGTTTTCCTTTTCATCCCTGAGCTAGCAATACAATTTTTGTACTAAGTTAGGTACAGAAGAATTCATGGCCAATAACATTTTCTTGCATCACATGAAGTCTAATTCCAAAAGTAATCAACTGAACACTAATACAGATAGAAAAAGCTACACTAATACACATAGagtccaactacaattatttaggtatagAAGGATGCAGATAGAAAAAGCTACACTAACACACAGAAAAACTTGCTCGTCCAATTACAATTATTTAGGGAACACGCAAGCACAGGAGATGCTAGTTTTAGAAGTCACAGACCTACACCGTGCAAAATGACGACCATGGGATACATGAACTGAACGTGCCCTTTGCCCGCTCTGCTGAACAGCATTGCGTGAATCAAGGACGCAGATCCGACCGTGAAAGCTTGCACCTGAATCAGAAATGCGAGGGAACGACGATGGAGGGGAGGAGAGGCACGCAAGCGGTCACGAACAAATGGCACGAAGTGCACACGACCCCAAGACTCTGCAGACGACACATGGATACAGTTAACTTGTAGAACTAAGATTTGGAAAGCTAGAAGCAATTCAAGCATCAGCATCGTCCATTCTAATGCAGAGACTACCATTAAAAAAAAGATCTGCTGGATAGAAAAAGAGGCAAACAACTCAAggaaatagtagtagtagtagtactcacAACGTGACGAGCCCGAGTATGAAGCAAGCGGTCACTAAGCTCTCCGAGTAGTCGAACACCGCCGGCGCTCCCGGAACCAGCACGGCGTCGATGAGGTGGAGCGTGAGGCGGTTGTTGTAGACGACCGTGTTGGTGACCCTGGCCTCGTCCGGCGTTccgaacgacgacggcgacgaagagAGCCTCATGGTGCCTTCGCAGCTGCAGATGGTGAGCATGCCGTCGCCCCAGCGCCCCCTATCGAGCGTCCGCACCGCGATTTCCCCGAGGCTTTCGTACAAATTGAGCTCCACCTCGGAGGAGCGCGCCGCCACTCCGTGGTACAGAAGAAGCGAGGCCTGGCCGCCGGCGGTGAGGTTGCGGAACCGCGGGAGGAACGCCGCCACCGCGTCGTCGCCCGGGCAGAAGACCGTGAGCCCCGCCTCGCTCTGCTCGCGGAGCACCTGGCTCACGCCGGCCGTGGCGGCGACGAGGCCGGCGAAGGCGCCGCACCCGTTCTTGGACAGGATCTGCTCGATCGCCAAACCCCTCGGCGGCGTCGCCTCCGGCGGTTGTCCCTCGGCACAGGGGAcgagcaggaggagcagcagtATGGTGCAGGGGGGCAGGGCGACGGCTCTGGCGGACGGCATTGTGCTTGATTCCCCTGCTCGTCCAAGAATAATGGAGGTATGGTGGACAGGGTTTCTCTCGACTGGTGTTTTGGCTCGGCCGAGTTCTTTCAGGGACTCACTCACGGCACGGGGGTGGGGGAAGAAGGGTTTTTGGCTTTCAAGGCCCGTGTTCCGGTGGTCTTGATTGCACTTCTGTTTTTGACTCTGCCCATGTGCAGCGCCCCGGTTGCCATTTTCTCCTTGCTGGTAGTATGCCAAGAAATGGTGATGGGCTTTATGACGTTGTGAGTCTTGTGACAGAAGCTGTGGCCATGGCTGACCGAGGGAGGAAAGTGTACACCCATGGCCATGGATGGTGGCAACTTTGCAAGGATGCAGCAGGGTGACTTACCAAGCCTTGGGACTTTCCACCAAGCTTCATGTGCGGTGAAATTTGACGCGTCCTGGTATGTTGCACGCGTGAGTTACCGTGGATTTTACTTTGAGCAATGATATTTAGCGCCTTGTGTTAAGTTGATCCAAGCAGAAATAATGGATTTCGGTTTAGCGTCCTCATCCTCCACAATCATGTTATACAAGATTACAAAACGTGTCATCAGTCGGCAAAATGTCTCTCGTTCTCATAACATTGCATCTCCAATAAAAATACCCCGACGAGCTTGAAACACTCCGAATGTCATATCCATTTCCTTCCTAGCACCTTCTTGTATTTGTAGTCTTGACAAACATCGTCCACTAAAAATAGATACCACAAAAAGATAGTACCTCATTTTACAGTCATGCTTGTTGAAGGAGTAGTTGCTCGCCAGAGCACCCCATCAAAATGTCTCATGAACAAAGGAGATCACTGAAACACATTAATGTCATTGTGAGAACTAGGTGTGCCAAGGAAAGCATACCAAATTCATAAGTCCTTCAATGTCAAGGCTTCACGTATGATGGTAGCCTTTTTGGTGTGACCTTGATATTGCCCACGCATACCTTTCAAGCAGTTCTTCCATTACTAATGTTCCAAATCAACTGAATGGAGCATAAGTTGGAAAACCTCTTGAAGCTCCAATTACCAACAATTTTTCTATATGTTGTCGTGTTGATTCTCTCAGGTAATCGAGTCCAAACACAACATTCACATGACATACTCATTTGTTCGCAAGAACCCTTCCTTAGGTTGAAGTAGACATCAATCTCGTCCACGACattcaatatgtgcaagaaaaaaAATTGCTCATCCAGAACCAAGTAGAAAAAACCCTTCAAGTTATTTTAGGTTCAATTTGAAGTGGTCCTTGTAGAGAGGCCTTGTGCCAGCGGTCTTATCCCCGAGGAACAACTCTCGTGCCCTTTATCGAATCCTTGAAGTTCAGAGCATGCTCATCTTGCTTCTCTAGTTCTTCATGGAcgttcatcatcgtcattgtttcAACATCTTCGTTGTCCGACTTTGAGAATCGACGAACTCTTAGCATATGAACCCATCAAGGTCCCATACTTATCATCCGACGAATCCACGCTAAAGAATAAAAATTGCTCACACATTTCATCGAACACATAAAGCGGATAAGTATGCGTGAGGAGTTTGACATATCGAGGCGACGTCCGGTGGCGGCCGAGATGGCGATGTTGTGGGTTGGGGCCTACGGTGGCGGTGTTATCGGTCGGGGACGACGATTGAGCTAGGTTGGCAGTGGAGCTACGATGATGGTTGTGCACACGAGGCAGGAAAGAGGGGAGGAAGAAGGCACACCGGGCTGAGTCGAGGAAGTCTTGAAGAGATTTGGGATCCACCCCTCCCTCTAGTCCGATGATCGGGCCTCCCCATTTCTTCCCACATATAGTCTTGGTTTTGGGGGTGTCGGACAACCTGTACGCGTATAGGGTTGGTTTGAAGGGTCCATGTGTGGATATTTGTACCAGATAGTGATCCGGTGAAAGGCCATAAATCATCTTTGAAATATGTCGACACAAACATGTGTTGACAACCCACATTCTTTGTAGGTGTTCTAGTTCTTCACATTCTTACTTCTTTAACATTCTGTGCCACTTTTCTTCAAATTCTTGAATGGACATTGAATCCATGATGAGTGATGTAATTGTTTCTTCCATCCCTAGTCTAGTGGACATCTATGCTCCTGAGTTTTCTCTTAAAAATTTCAGTATGCACCGAATGCACAATATGTATTTTGCATCAAGGAGTGAAAGTGACACTACTACCttaatgttggggaacatcgcatgggaaacaaaaattttcctacgcgcacgaagacctatcatggtgatgtccatctatgagaggggatgagtgatctacgtacccttgtagatcgtacaccagaagcgttagtgaatgcggttgatgtagtggaacgtcctcacgtccctcgatccgccccacgaacaatcccgcgatcagtcccaggatctagtaccgaacggacggcacctccgcgttcagcacacgtacaactcgacgatgatctcggccttcttgatccagcaagagagacggagaggtagaagagttctccggcagtgtgacggcgctccggaggttggtgatgaccttgtctcagcagggctccgcccgagctccgcagaaacgcgatctagaggaaaaaccgtggaggtatgtggtcgggctgccgtggaaaagtcgtctcaaatcagccctcaaacctccgtatatataggtgggagggaggggaccttgccttggggctcaaggagccccaagggggtcggccgagtccaagggggaaggctccccccccaaaccgagttggacttggtttggtgggtgggagtccttccttcccttcccacctcctttttttcttttctctttgattttctttcctaggcgcatagggcccttttgggctgccccaccagcccactaagggctggtgcgccaccctcaaggcctacgggcttccccggggtgggttgcccccccggtgaactcccggaaccaattcgtcattcccggtacattcccggtaattccgaaaaccttccggtaatcaaatgaggtcatcctatatatcaatcttcgtttccgaaccattccggaaaccctcgtgacgtccgtgatctcatccgggacttcgaacaacattcggtaaccaaccatataactcaaatacgcataaaacaacgtcgaaccttaagtgtgcagaccctgcgggttcgagaactatgtagacatgacccgagagactcctcggtcaatatccaatagcggtacctggatgcccatattggatcctacatattctacgaagatcttatcgtttgaacctcagtgccaaggattcatataatcccgtatgtcattccctttgtccttcggtatgttacttgcccgagattcgatcgtcagtatccgcatacctatttcaatctcgtttactggcaagtctctttactcgttccgtaatacaagatcccgcaacttacactaagtcacattgcttgcaaggcttgtgtgtgatgttgtattaccgagtggtccccgagatacctctccgtcacacggagtgacaaatcccagtcttgatccatattaactcaactaacaccttcggagatacctgtagagcatctttatagtcacccagttacgttgcgacgtttgatacacacaaagcattcctccggtgtcagtgaattatatgatctcatggtcataggaataaatacttgacacgcagaaaacagtagcaacaaaatgacacgatcaacatgctacgtctattagtttgggtctagtccatcacgtgattctcctaatgacgtgatccagttatcaagcaacaacaccttgttcataatcagaagacactgactatctttgatcaactggctagccaactagaggcttgctagggacggtgttttgtctatgtatccacacatgtaaatgagtcttcattcaatacaattatatcatggataataaatgattatcttgatacatgaattataataataactatatttattattgcctctagggcataattccaacagtctcccacttgcactagagtcaataatctagccctcacatcatcatgcgaattacattgtaattaatctaacacccatacagttctggtgttgatcatgctttggccgtggaagaggtttagtcagcgggtctgctacattcagatccgtgtgcactttgcatatatttacgtcctctccttcgacgtagtcgcggatgaggttgaagcgttgtttgatgtgtctggtcttcttgtgaaaccgtggttcctttgctaaggcaatggcacccgtgttgtcacagaacaaggttatttgattcagtgcgcttggcaccactccaagatccgtcatgaactgcttcatccagacaccctccttagccgcctccgaggcagccatgtactccgcttcacatgtagaatctgctacgacgctttgcttggaactgcaccagcttaccgcacccccattaagaataaatacgtatccggtttgcgacttagagtcgtccggatctgtgtcaaagcttgcatcgacgtaaccttttacggcgagctcttcgtcacctccatacacgagaaacatctccttagtccttttcaggtacttcaggatattcttgaccgctgtctagtgatccactcctggattactctggaacctacccgccatacttatggccaggctaacatctggtctagtgcacaacattgcatacatgatagaacctatggctgaagcataggggacggagcgcatatgctctctatcttcatcagttgctgggcaatgagtcttactcaatctcgtaccttgtaaaactagcaagaaccctttcttggactgttccattttgaacctcttcaaaactttatcaaggtatgtgctttgtgaaagtcctatcaggcgttttgatctatccctatagatcttaatgcctagaatgtaagcagcttctcctaggtccttatagagaaacttttattcaagtaatcctttatgctctccaaaaactccacgttgtttccagtcagcaatatgtcatccacatataatattagaaacgccacagatctcccactcactttcttgtaaatacaagattctccaaccacttgtataaacccaaatgctttgatcacctcatcaaagcgtttgttccaactccgagatgcttgcaccagtccataaatggatcgctggagcttgcacaccttgttagcattcttaggatcgacaaaacctacgggttgtatcatatacaactcttccttaaggaaaccgttaaggaacgccgttttgacatccatctgccagatttcataatcgaaaaatgcagctattgctaacatggttctgacggacttaagcatcgctacgggtgagaatgtctcatcgtagtcaactccttgaacttgtgaaaaaccctttgccacaagtcgagctttataaatggtcacattgccgtcagcgtccgtcttcctcttaaagatccatttgttctgaatagccttgcggccctcaggtagtacttccaaagtccatactttgttctcatacatggatcctatctcggacttcatggcttctagccatttgttggaatctgggcccaccattgcttcttcataatttgtaggttcattgttgtctaacaacatgattgataagacgggattaccgtaccactctggagcagtacgtggtctcgtcgacctgcgtggttcgatagaaacttgaaccgaagtttcatgatcatcatcattaacttcctcctcaaccggcgtcgcaacgacagaggtttccccttgtcctgcgccaccatccagagggatgagaggttcgacaacctcgtcaagttctatcttcctcccactcaattctctcgagagaaactccttctcgagaaaagctccgtttttagcaacaaacactttgccctcggatttgagatagaaggtgtacccaactgtctcttttgggtaacctatgaagacgtaattttgcgctttgggttccagcttttcaggctgacgctttttgacataagcatcacatccccaaactttaagaaacgacaactttggccttttgccataccacagttcgtatggtgtcgtctcaacggattttgatggtgccctatttaaagtgaatgcagctgtttctaatgcataaccccaaaacgataacggcaaatcggtaagagacatcatagttcgcaccatctctaataaagtacgattacgacgttcggacacaccattacgctgtggtgttccaggcggtgtcaactgtgaaacaattccacattgtcttaagtgagcaccaaactcgaaactcagatattcacccccacgatcagaccgtaggaacttgatcttcttgttacgaagattttccacttcactctgaaattgcttgaacttttcaaatgtttcagacttgtgcttcatcaagtagacataaccatatctactcaaatcgtcagtgaaggtgagaaaataacgatatccgccgcgcgcctctacgctcatcggaccacacacatcggtatgtatgatttccaacaagtcacttgcacgcttcatagttccggagaatggagtcttagtcatcttgcccatgaggcatggttcgcacgtgtcaagtgaatccaagtcaagtgactccaaaagtccatcagcatggagtttcttcatgcgctttacaccaatatgacctaagcggcagtgccacaaaaatatggcgctatcattgttaactctaacacttttggtctcagtgttatgtatatgtgtatcgctatcaagatccaatatgaacaatcctctcacattaggtgcatgaccataaaatatgttactcatagaaatagaacaaccattattctctgacttaaaagagtaaccgtctcgcaataaacaagatccagatataatgttcatgctcaacgcaggcactaaataacaatgatttaagttcatcactaatcctgatggtaactgaagtgaaactgtgccgacggcgattgcatcaaccttggaaccatttcctaagcgcatcgtcacttcatctttcgccagccttcgtctattccgcagttcctgtttcgagttgcaaatatgagcaacagaaccggtatcgaatacccaggcactactacgagagccggttaagtacacatcaataacatgtatatcaaatatacctgatttttctttggccgccttcttatcagccagatacttggggcagttgcgcttccagtgacccatacccttgcaatagtagcactctgtttcaggcttaggtccagctttgggtttcttcgtcggattggcaacaggcttgccgctcttccttgaattacccttcttgcctttgccgtttctcttgaaactagtggtcttattcaccatcaacacttgatgttctttacggagttcagactctgcgactttcagcatcgcaaacaactcgccgggtgacttgttcatcccttgcatgttgtagttcaacacaaagcctttatagcttggcggcagtgattgaaggattctgtcagtgatagcctcttgcgggagttcaatccccacctcagctagacggtttgagtacccagacattttgagcacatgttcactgacagacgagttctcctccatcttgcaagcatagaatttatcggaggtctcatacctctcgatccgggcgttcttctgaaagataaacttcaactcctggaacatctcaaatgctccatgatgctcaaagcgacgttgaagtcccggttctaagccatacaagactgcacattgaactactgagtagtcctccttacgtgctaaccaagcgttcttaacatcctgatcagccgtagcgggtggttcatctcctagcgcaacattaaggacataatccttcttcccagcttgtaagattagcttaagattacgagcccagtctacaaagttgcttccatcatctttcaacttagctttctctaggaacgtattaaaattcagggtgactgtcgcatgagccatgatctacaatagaaatatattcaaagtgggcttagactatgttcaagataattagagtttaacttaatcaaattatttgctaaactcccactcaaaaagtacatctctctagtcatttgagtggttcatgatccacttacactagctcaagtccgatcatcacgtgagttgagtatagtttcagtggtaagcatccctatgctaatcatatcatctatatggttcctgatcgacctttcggtctcatgtgttccgaggccatgtctgcacatgctaggctcgtcaagcttaacccgaatgttccgcgtgcgcaactgttttgcacccgttgtatgtgaacgttgagtctatcacacccgatcatcacgtggtgtctcgaaacgacgaactgtagcaacggtgcacagtcggggagaacacaatttcgtcttgaaattttagtgagagatcacctcataatgctaccgtcgttctaagcaaaataaggtgcataaaaggattaacatcacatgcaattcataagtgacatgatatggccatcatcacgtgcttcttgatctccatcaccaa
This window encodes:
- the LOC123425382 gene encoding fasciclin-like arabinogalactan protein 2; translated protein: MPSARAVALPPCTILLLLLLVPCAEGQPPEATPPRGLAIEQILSKNGCGAFAGLVAATAGVSQVLREQSEAGLTVFCPGDDAVAAFLPRFRNLTAGGQASLLLYHGVAARSSEVELNLYESLGEIAVRTLDRGRWGDGMLTICSCEGTMRLSSSPSSFGTPDEARVTNTVVYNNRLTLHLIDAVLVPGAPAVFDYSESLVTACFILGLVTLVLGSCALRAICS